In the genome of Candidatus Omnitrophota bacterium, one region contains:
- the hisF gene encoding imidazole glycerol phosphate synthase subunit HisF — translation MLTKRIIPCLDIKDGRVVKGVRFLGLRDAGDPVEVAQAYDKQGADELVFLDITASFENRKTLVSLVEKIAQNIYMPFTVGGGIRSIEDIRDLLNAGADKVSINTAAVKFPDLVSDSARRFGSQCIVVAIDAKSEVRSQKSEVRKWEVYINGGRTPTGIDAVEWAKKVEEAGAGEILLTSMDYDGTKDGYDLKLTKAVTGAVNIPLIASGGAGTCEHISDVFLKAGADAALAASVFHYQELTVKQVKQYLRTKGVAVR, via the coding sequence ATGTTAACTAAACGTATTATTCCCTGTTTAGACATCAAAGACGGCAGGGTAGTCAAGGGCGTGCGTTTTTTGGGGCTTCGCGATGCCGGGGATCCTGTGGAAGTGGCCCAGGCCTACGATAAACAGGGCGCGGATGAATTAGTATTTCTGGATATTACCGCGAGTTTTGAGAATCGCAAGACGCTGGTTTCTCTGGTAGAGAAAATCGCGCAAAATATCTATATGCCTTTTACTGTTGGAGGCGGGATAAGAAGCATTGAGGATATACGCGATCTTTTAAATGCCGGCGCAGATAAGGTGTCCATAAATACTGCGGCAGTAAAATTTCCTGATCTAGTTAGCGATTCGGCCAGGCGTTTTGGCAGCCAGTGTATAGTAGTAGCGATAGACGCGAAGTCAGAAGTCAGAAGTCAGAAGTCAGAGGTTAGAAAGTGGGAAGTGTATATAAACGGGGGAAGAACTCCCACCGGCATTGACGCGGTAGAATGGGCAAAAAAAGTAGAAGAAGCAGGCGCCGGAGAAATACTTCTAACCAGTATGGATTATGACGGCACAAAAGACGGCTATGATCTAAAGCTGACAAAGGCGGTCACAGGCGCAGTTAATATTCCGCTAATTGCTTCAGGAGGCGCGGGTACTTGTGAGCATATAAGCGATGTTTTTTTAAAGGCTGGCGCGGATGCCGCTTTAGCAGCTTCTGTTTTTCATTATCAGGAATTAACCGTGAAACAAGTTAAGCAATATTTAAGAACGAAAGGCGTAGCAGTAAGATGA
- the hisI gene encoding phosphoribosyl-AMP cyclohydrolase, translating into MNKKLYLKDLKFDDKGLIPAIVQDYKTNEVLMVAYMNLESVKRTLKSGKTCFWSRSRKEYWVKGMTSGHFQFVKSVWYDCDMDALLVKVRQVGAACHTGNRSCFYRRIK; encoded by the coding sequence ATGAATAAAAAATTGTACTTGAAAGATCTGAAATTTGATGATAAGGGTTTGATTCCGGCGATTGTGCAGGATTATAAGACTAATGAAGTCTTGATGGTGGCTTATATGAATTTGGAGTCTGTAAAAAGAACACTAAAGTCCGGCAAGACTTGCTTCTGGTCGCGTTCGCGTAAAGAATACTGGGTCAAAGGCATGACTTCCGGGCATTTCCAATTTGTAAAATCCGTTTGGTATGATTGCGATATGGATGCGCTTTTGGTAAAGGTGCGCCAGGTGGGCGCTGCCTGCCATACAGGGAACAGGTCGTGTTTTTATAGGAGAATCAAGTAA
- the trpE gene encoding anthranilate synthase component I, producing MYSLTFKEFLKLSRRGNVIPIYKEINADLDTPVSAYLKIASGDFSFLLESVEGQEKIARYSFLGANPALVLRAYGKKIQIIDKGRASSKRFTASKDPLDEIRQIMQTFKPVAIKELPRFSGGMVGFMGYDMGRFFENIPDKNPDKLNLPDMVFMLTDTILIFDHVRHTIKIVANVILPDKKNPKARLTKLYKNALNNITQMHKRLNQPLAGKEMEFLNCAKKVKVSSNYKKSEFQDMVRKAKKYIRAGDIIQVALSQRFSLALSGQAFDVYRRLRGINPSPYMFFLKLDDISLVGASPELLVRCEDAIIQTRPIAGTRPRGKNEEEDKKLEEELLNDAKEKAEHIMLVDLGRNDLGRVAKSGKVQVSQLMKVERYSHVMHIVSEVKALLDEKFDAYSALRACFPAGTVSGSPKVRAMEIIDELENTRRGPYAGCVGYFGFSQNMDTCITIRTIVIKQRTCYIQAGAGIVADSRPEKEYYETVNKAKALIEAISVVTCQRQV from the coding sequence ATGTATTCTCTCACATTCAAAGAATTCTTAAAGCTGTCGCGCCGGGGAAACGTTATTCCTATATATAAGGAAATAAACGCTGACCTTGATACGCCTGTTTCTGCCTATTTAAAGATTGCAAGCGGGGATTTTTCTTTTCTTCTTGAATCTGTAGAAGGCCAGGAGAAAATAGCGCGTTATTCTTTCTTGGGGGCCAACCCTGCGCTTGTCCTGCGGGCCTATGGCAAAAAGATCCAGATTATTGATAAGGGCAGGGCATCTTCTAAAAGATTTACCGCTTCTAAAGACCCCCTTGATGAAATACGCCAGATCATGCAAACTTTTAAGCCGGTGGCTATAAAAGAACTGCCGCGTTTTTCCGGGGGGATGGTCGGTTTCATGGGTTATGATATGGGCAGGTTCTTTGAGAATATACCGGATAAAAATCCTGATAAGTTAAATCTTCCCGACATGGTATTTATGCTTACCGATACCATTCTTATTTTTGACCACGTTCGGCATACGATTAAGATTGTGGCGAATGTGATTTTGCCGGACAAGAAAAATCCTAAAGCCAGGTTAACCAAGCTTTATAAGAATGCGCTTAATAACATTACGCAGATGCATAAGCGTTTGAATCAACCGCTTGCTGGCAAAGAAATGGAATTCTTGAATTGCGCAAAGAAAGTCAAAGTTTCTTCTAATTATAAAAAGAGCGAATTCCAGGATATGGTTAGAAAAGCCAAAAAATATATTCGCGCCGGAGATATTATTCAGGTGGCTTTATCTCAAAGGTTCAGCCTTGCCTTGTCCGGGCAGGCATTTGATGTCTACCGCAGGCTGCGCGGGATCAATCCTTCGCCGTATATGTTTTTTTTGAAATTAGATGATATTTCTTTGGTGGGCGCTTCTCCGGAACTTTTAGTGCGTTGCGAAGACGCAATTATACAGACCCGCCCCATTGCCGGGACAAGGCCAAGAGGCAAGAACGAAGAAGAAGACAAAAAGCTGGAAGAAGAATTGCTTAATGACGCCAAGGAAAAAGCCGAACATATTATGCTGGTAGATTTAGGAAGAAACGATCTGGGCCGTGTGGCAAAATCCGGCAAAGTCCAGGTCAGTCAGCTTATGAAGGTGGAGCGTTATTCGCATGTGATGCATATTGTTTCTGAAGTAAAGGCCTTGTTGGATGAGAAATTTGACGCCTATAGCGCCCTGCGGGCCTGTTTCCCCGCCGGGACAGTTTCCGGCAGCCCCAAGGTAAGAGCCATGGAAATTATTGATGAACTTGAAAACACCCGCCGCGGGCCCTATGCAGGCTGCGTGGGGTATTTTGGGTTTTCCCAGAATATGGATACCTGCATCACTATACGCACTATTGTAATTAAGCAAAGAACATGCTATATTCAGGCAGGCGCCGGGATCGTAGCGGATTCCCGGCCTGAAAAAGAGTATTATGAAACTGTAAATAAGGCTAAAGCTTTGATTGAAGCAATTAGTGTAGTCACTTGCCAGAGGCAAGTGTGA
- the rpsP gene encoding 30S ribosomal protein S16 — protein sequence MAVNVRLRRIGKRPKNRAHFRIGVYDQRRGRDDRPIEEIGFYNPGSGQIKIDLERLGYWVKNGAQLSNTVASIFKKQSKAVKA from the coding sequence ATGGCAGTTAATGTAAGGTTAAGAAGAATAGGAAAAAGGCCCAAGAACCGGGCGCATTTTAGAATTGGCGTTTATGACCAGAGAAGAGGCAGAGATGACCGGCCTATCGAAGAAATAGGTTTTTATAATCCCGGATCCGGGCAGATCAAGATTGATCTTGAGCGTTTAGGGTATTGGGTGAAAAACGGCGCTCAGCTTTCTAATACGGTCGCCAGCATTTTTAAAAAACAATCAAAAGCAGTTAAAGCATAG
- the yajC gene encoding preprotein translocase subunit YajC translates to MPTGAQASPLMQFIPLAMIFVIFYFLIIRPQKKSQQEHKAMIENLSRNDDVVTSSGIHGTIVNIKDKTVILRIDDNTKIEIEKSCIASLKKQPAAAAK, encoded by the coding sequence ATGCCTACAGGCGCCCAAGCAAGCCCATTGATGCAATTTATTCCGCTGGCTATGATTTTTGTTATTTTCTATTTTCTGATCATCAGGCCTCAGAAAAAAAGCCAGCAGGAACACAAGGCGATGATAGAAAACCTTTCCAGGAATGATGATGTGGTTACTTCTTCAGGCATCCATGGAACGATTGTAAACATCAAAGATAAGACAGTTATCTTAAGGATAGATGACAATACCAAGATTGAAATAGAGAAAAGCTGTATTGCTTCCTTAAAGAAACAGCCTGCTGCTGCGGCCAAATAA
- the secD gene encoding protein translocase subunit SecD yields MERKLLFKAFFVLLVMGLFAYFAFPLDKRINLGLDLKGGMHLLLKVDTQNLPEKEKQDACDRALEVIRNRIDAFGVREPSIQKQGLDEIVVQLPGVTDRDRALELLGKTALLEFKIVENDPVKVKDAISGTPAADVEVKTLEESKEQIVLKKDSVLTGGALTNASVRFDQSSFNEPLVAIEFNAEGAKKFADITSQNIGKRLAIVLDGKVQSAPMIKEAIPSGQAVITGRFTPEEAQDLAIILRVGALPAPMYVEEERTIGPLLGQDSINAGIKASLIGGACILLFMLIYYLIAGVVANIALALNMLIILGGLGMLPVLFPGISATLTLPGIAGIALSLGMAVDANVLINERIREELAAGKTLRNAISNGYSRAFSAIFDSNLTTLVAAFLLFQFGTGPIRGFAVTLTIGLIASMFTAIFVSRVIFEVLVSLKIIKSLPMLQFIKETKIDFISKRFICYTLSALVIGAGLFYFFKNGKASYGIDFSGGQVQEYSFKNHVPVDKIRVLLKESGYQDVSIQQFKDNPRVVLIKTTSEKSDIIANKLKEQFPQEDVQIMRIEKVGPIAGKHLQTKAIQAVLWSFVGILVYVGLRFRHFDFAIAGVLALVHDVLVALGLMAMTGRQIDLLSVTAFLTIAGYSINDTIVIYDRVRENMRLGKRMSLYEVINLSVNQTLARTILTSGVTLFVVAAILFYGGEVLSNFAFALFVGFISGVYSTVYIASPLVLFFSGKKAK; encoded by the coding sequence ATGGAAAGAAAGCTTCTTTTTAAGGCGTTTTTTGTGCTTTTGGTTATGGGATTATTCGCGTATTTTGCTTTTCCTTTGGATAAACGCATTAATTTAGGCCTTGACCTAAAAGGCGGGATGCATTTATTGTTAAAGGTGGACACTCAAAATCTTCCTGAAAAAGAAAAGCAGGATGCCTGTGACCGCGCCTTGGAAGTTATCCGTAACCGTATTGATGCTTTTGGCGTGCGCGAGCCGTCTATTCAGAAACAGGGATTAGATGAAATTGTGGTTCAGCTTCCCGGAGTTACCGATCGTGACCGTGCCTTGGAATTGCTTGGTAAGACCGCTTTATTGGAATTTAAAATCGTGGAAAATGACCCGGTAAAAGTAAAAGACGCTATTTCCGGCACTCCGGCCGCAGATGTTGAGGTAAAAACCCTGGAAGAGAGCAAGGAGCAGATTGTCCTTAAAAAAGATTCGGTTTTAACCGGAGGCGCTCTTACTAACGCCAGCGTTAGATTTGACCAGAGTTCTTTTAATGAGCCGTTGGTCGCCATAGAGTTTAATGCCGAGGGAGCAAAGAAATTCGCTGATATTACCAGTCAAAATATAGGAAAACGGCTGGCTATTGTTTTGGATGGCAAGGTGCAGTCGGCTCCTATGATCAAAGAGGCTATCCCTTCCGGACAAGCGGTAATTACCGGAAGATTTACCCCTGAAGAAGCCCAGGACCTGGCGATTATCTTAAGGGTCGGCGCCTTGCCGGCTCCGATGTATGTGGAAGAAGAAAGGACTATCGGCCCGTTATTAGGGCAGGATTCTATTAATGCCGGCATCAAGGCCAGTTTAATCGGCGGCGCGTGCATTTTACTTTTTATGCTTATCTATTATTTAATCGCTGGCGTAGTTGCTAATATCGCGCTTGCTTTGAATATGCTTATTATCTTAGGCGGCTTGGGGATGTTGCCAGTTTTATTCCCGGGGATCTCCGCGACTTTAACTTTGCCGGGTATTGCTGGTATTGCTTTATCTTTAGGCATGGCAGTTGACGCCAATGTTTTAATTAACGAGAGGATCCGCGAGGAACTCGCCGCAGGCAAGACCTTGCGCAATGCTATTTCTAATGGTTATTCGCGCGCCTTTAGCGCCATATTTGATTCTAACCTTACTACCCTTGTGGCGGCATTTTTGCTTTTTCAGTTTGGCACCGGGCCCATCAGAGGTTTTGCGGTAACCTTGACCATAGGTTTGATCGCCAGCATGTTTACCGCGATTTTTGTCAGCCGGGTTATTTTTGAAGTTTTGGTATCGTTAAAGATCATTAAGTCTCTTCCTATGCTGCAGTTTATCAAGGAAACCAAAATTGATTTTATCAGTAAAAGATTTATCTGTTATACCTTGTCAGCTCTTGTAATAGGGGCGGGGCTTTTCTATTTCTTTAAGAACGGCAAGGCAAGTTACGGCATAGATTTCTCCGGAGGCCAGGTACAGGAGTATAGTTTTAAGAATCATGTTCCGGTAGATAAAATAAGGGTTCTTTTAAAAGAATCCGGTTATCAGGATGTTTCTATTCAGCAATTTAAGGATAATCCCAGAGTAGTTTTAATTAAAACTACTTCTGAAAAAAGCGATATTATCGCTAATAAGCTTAAAGAACAATTTCCTCAAGAAGATGTGCAGATTATGCGCATAGAAAAAGTTGGCCCCATAGCCGGAAAGCATCTGCAAACTAAGGCCATACAGGCGGTCCTCTGGTCGTTTGTCGGGATCTTGGTCTATGTGGGATTAAGGTTTAGGCATTTTGATTTTGCTATTGCCGGAGTTTTAGCTTTGGTGCATGACGTATTGGTGGCTTTAGGTCTTATGGCTATGACTGGCAGGCAAATTGATCTGTTAAGCGTAACTGCCTTTTTAACTATCGCTGGTTATTCTATTAATGACACAATTGTTATTTACGACCGGGTGCGCGAGAATATGCGCTTGGGTAAACGTATGAGTTTATATGAAGTGATAAACTTAAGCGTTAACCAGACCTTGGCCAGGACTATCCTTACTTCAGGGGTTACCTTGTTTGTGGTCGCGGCTATTCTTTTCTACGGAGGAGAGGTTTTAAGTAATTTTGCTTTCGCGCTTTTTGTCGGGTTTATTAGCGGAGTCTATTCTACGGTTTATATAGCTTCGCCGTTGGTTTTATTCTTTAGCGGCAAAAAAGCCAAGTAA
- a CDS encoding DUF5674 family protein, with amino-acid sequence MKIITETLSLGQLKQIAEAGFGNLVKAVVDIQRELVALDAELHSDLEALLLEDGSKQKDLWGINLYPEMRGDDFIEFDSMINMRPSQGNRSRTVDDKAIREKIREIVLRRVN; translated from the coding sequence ATGAAAATAATAACAGAAACATTATCTTTGGGGCAACTCAAGCAAATAGCCGAAGCTGGTTTTGGCAATTTGGTAAAGGCCGTCGTGGACATCCAGAGAGAATTGGTTGCGCTTGATGCTGAGCTGCATTCAGATTTAGAGGCGCTGCTTTTAGAAGACGGCTCAAAACAAAAGGACCTCTGGGGCATCAATCTATACCCTGAAATGCGGGGCGATGATTTTATTGAATTTGATTCAATGATCAACATGCGCCCTTCGCAGGGCAATAGAAGCCGCACTGTAGACGATAAGGCAATCCGCGAGAAGATCAGGGAAATAGTTTTAAGAAGGGTTAACTGA
- a CDS encoding DEAD/DEAH box helicase, which translates to MFKSLKLYKEAGISLDQACQKLVELGYARQERVSEEGDFSRRGGILDIFAFSFELPIRIEFQDEKILFIRTFNPVSGDYLWEHTMVIVLAFSRAQTFKSLPLYEEFPLDNFVDLKIGDYVVHNKQGVGRFLGIQKIKVKDKTSDHLVVEYDRQEKLLVPVAEMNLVHKYLAFEAKRPKLCRLGSKNWLATKQRVQKGVQKLAWELISLQAMRLSLAGFSFAVDDDWQKKFDDGFIYEETADQIKAVEEVKRDMQKALPMDRLLCGDVGYGKTEVAMRASFTAVTNSKQVAILAPTTILAQQHYQNFLFRFQGFPVVIACLSRFSSASQQKKIVQRIASGQVDIVIGTHRLLSKDVCFKDLGLVIIDEEQRFGVRAKEKMKSFRLIADVLTLTATPIPRTLYMGLMGARDLSVINTPPENRLPIRSVVVEYDEDLIRQAVVKEAARRGQVFFLHNRVEDIEKVKEKLARILPDNIRIATGHGQMPALFLEKVMSDFLRGKIDVLVCTMIIQSGIDIPNANTLIVNNAHRFGLADLHQLRGRVGRLDRPAFAYFFIPKNAAMDSQAQRRLAAIQDYSGLGSGFKIAMEDLQLRGAGNILGDRQHGFISAVGFDLYCRLLRETIGNLKKTGLYKDEYEKLN; encoded by the coding sequence GTGTTTAAATCTTTAAAACTTTACAAAGAAGCAGGAATTTCTCTTGACCAGGCTTGCCAGAAATTGGTTGAACTTGGTTATGCCCGTCAGGAAAGAGTATCCGAAGAAGGCGATTTTTCCCGCCGCGGCGGGATCCTGGATATCTTTGCTTTTTCTTTTGAGCTTCCTATCCGCATTGAATTCCAAGACGAGAAGATCCTTTTTATCCGCACCTTTAATCCTGTTTCCGGGGATTATTTGTGGGAACATACCATGGTTATTGTTCTTGCCTTTAGCCGCGCGCAAACCTTTAAGTCGCTTCCTTTGTACGAAGAATTTCCTCTTGATAATTTTGTAGATTTAAAGATCGGCGATTATGTAGTGCACAACAAGCAGGGGGTGGGCAGATTTTTAGGGATCCAGAAAATAAAAGTTAAAGACAAAACAAGCGACCATCTGGTTGTTGAATACGACCGGCAGGAAAAATTATTAGTTCCTGTGGCCGAAATGAACCTGGTGCATAAATACCTGGCCTTTGAAGCTAAAAGGCCTAAGCTGTGCCGTTTAGGCTCTAAAAACTGGCTGGCGACTAAACAAAGGGTGCAAAAGGGGGTGCAGAAGTTAGCCTGGGAGCTTATTTCTCTTCAGGCAATGCGGCTTTCTTTGGCAGGATTTTCCTTCGCTGTTGATGATGATTGGCAGAAGAAATTTGATGATGGCTTTATTTATGAAGAAACTGCTGATCAGATAAAGGCGGTAGAGGAAGTCAAGCGCGATATGCAGAAAGCTCTGCCCATGGACAGGCTTTTGTGCGGAGATGTGGGATATGGAAAGACTGAAGTTGCTATGCGCGCCAGCTTCACGGCGGTAACGAACAGCAAGCAGGTTGCTATTTTAGCCCCTACGACAATCTTAGCGCAGCAGCATTATCAGAATTTTCTTTTTCGCTTTCAGGGTTTTCCGGTTGTTATCGCCTGCCTGTCTCGTTTTTCTTCAGCATCCCAGCAGAAGAAAATAGTCCAAAGAATAGCCTCTGGGCAGGTGGATATAGTTATCGGCACGCACCGGCTTTTATCAAAGGATGTTTGTTTTAAGGATTTAGGATTAGTGATCATCGATGAAGAACAGCGTTTTGGAGTGCGCGCCAAAGAAAAGATGAAATCATTCCGGCTTATCGCGGATGTCTTGACCTTAACCGCTACTCCTATCCCGCGCACCCTTTATATGGGCTTAATGGGGGCAAGGGATCTTTCTGTGATTAATACCCCGCCTGAAAATCGTTTACCTATCCGAAGCGTTGTGGTAGAATATGACGAAGACCTGATCCGTCAGGCGGTTGTAAAAGAGGCGGCCCGCAGAGGACAGGTGTTTTTCTTGCATAACCGGGTTGAGGATATAGAAAAGGTTAAAGAAAAACTTGCGCGTATTTTGCCGGATAATATCAGAATTGCCACGGGGCACGGACAAATGCCGGCTCTGTTTCTAGAAAAGGTGATGTCTGATTTCTTAAGGGGCAAGATTGATGTTTTAGTCTGTACGATGATCATTCAATCCGGCATCGATATCCCGAATGCCAATACCCTTATTGTGAATAACGCGCATAGGTTTGGCTTGGCAGATTTACATCAGCTGCGCGGGCGGGTAGGCAGGCTTGACAGGCCCGCCTTTGCCTATTTTTTTATTCCTAAGAATGCGGCTATGGATTCACAGGCCCAAAGAAGGCTTGCGGCCATTCAGGATTATTCTGGCTTGGGCTCGGGTTTTAAGATCGCCATGGAGGATTTGCAATTAAGAGGAGCGGGCAATATATTAGGAGACAGGCAGCATGGGTTTATATCGGCAGTGGGTTTTGATTTATACTGCCGGCTTTTAAGAGAGACAATCGGGAATCTAAAAAAGACAGGGTTATATAAGGATGAATATGAGAAACTTAATTAA
- a CDS encoding peptidyl-prolyl cis-trans isomerase encodes MRNLIKFCIGVFLFLLSAFYPCFLCAQQYKIVAVVNHDAITQKDLNDFVNFLRLQLSEQLSGRQLEEKIQEMKKDLLDRLIEDKLILQEAKHMGIKPDESRVKDKIAQIKKKYPSDKDFQEALIKQGLAQEDLENKIRDQYLSYMAVETNIKNKIRINPADVTDFYQKNKDQFIIPETRQIQSLAVSDSGKVQEILSQAKEGASFKDLSSKYAITADRMSVGGKGKLSEEIEKVIFDLKENEISKPVWLAGTYYIFKLDKIIPSQKEDFEAVKGAIYDYLFNLKMEEGMSSWLADMKKNSYISIVND; translated from the coding sequence ATGAGAAACTTAATTAAATTCTGTATAGGGGTGTTTTTATTTTTGCTGTCAGCATTTTATCCCTGCTTTTTATGCGCCCAGCAGTATAAGATCGTGGCGGTAGTCAACCACGATGCTATCACTCAAAAAGACTTGAATGATTTTGTTAATTTCCTGCGCCTGCAATTATCCGAACAATTAAGCGGCAGACAGCTTGAGGAAAAAATCCAGGAAATGAAAAAAGATCTATTGGACAGGCTCATTGAAGATAAGCTTATCTTGCAGGAAGCCAAGCATATGGGGATTAAGCCCGATGAATCCAGGGTTAAGGATAAGATAGCGCAGATCAAGAAAAAGTATCCTTCGGATAAAGACTTTCAGGAGGCCCTGATCAAACAGGGGCTTGCGCAGGAGGACTTAGAGAATAAGATCCGTGATCAGTATTTAAGTTATATGGCGGTTGAGACAAATATTAAGAATAAAATCCGCATTAACCCGGCGGATGTAACTGATTTCTATCAAAAGAATAAGGATCAATTTATTATCCCTGAAACAAGGCAGATTCAGTCTTTGGCTGTTTCTGATTCAGGCAAGGTTCAGGAAATCTTGTCTCAGGCGAAAGAGGGGGCGTCTTTTAAAGACCTGTCATCCAAGTATGCTATTACTGCCGACAGGATGTCTGTTGGCGGTAAAGGAAAATTATCCGAAGAAATAGAAAAGGTGATATTTGATTTAAAAGAAAATGAAATCTCCAAGCCGGTCTGGCTTGCCGGGACTTATTATATTTTCAAGCTTGACAAAATAATCCCTTCCCAGAAAGAGGATTTTGAAGCCGTAAAAGGCGCCATCTACGATTATCTTTTTAACCTGAAGATGGAAGAGGGCATGTCTTCATGGCTTGCCGATATGAAAAA